A window of the Dioscorea cayenensis subsp. rotundata cultivar TDr96_F1 chromosome 14, TDr96_F1_v2_PseudoChromosome.rev07_lg8_w22 25.fasta, whole genome shotgun sequence genome harbors these coding sequences:
- the LOC120276540 gene encoding calcyclin-binding protein-like, translating to MQETPTPAKLFTPLPHSLSESFELKPGMDKDKDPMAGIMDLMKNMYDEGDDEMKWTIVKAWSDARSGKATDPMKGFGH from the exons ATGCAG GAAACCCCTACACCTGCCAAATTGTTTACTCCTTTGCCACACAGCTTATCTGAATCATTCGAG CTGAAGCCAGGTATGGACAAAGATAAGGATCCCATGGCAGGAATAATGGATTTAATGAAG AACATGTATGATGAGGGAGATGATGAGATGAAGTGGACGATTGTCAAAGCATGGTCAGATGCTAGATCTGGAAAGGCAACTGATCCAATGAAGGGTTTTGGTCATTAA